In the genome of Cyclopterus lumpus isolate fCycLum1 chromosome 19, fCycLum1.pri, whole genome shotgun sequence, one region contains:
- the LOC117749185 gene encoding UDP-glucuronosyltransferase 1-2-like, with amino-acid sequence MGSVTGVSSLLLVATVSILTSSGVQGGKILVFPVDGSHWVNMNLLIQSLHSRGHEVTVVRTATSWYVKEHAPHYRSLTVALPSAISIEQEDFFVTFLVKMLAIHKEGATLSGFVKFYWEMLGTLSNIHRQASLLAVEMFENKTLMQSIRDTQFDVVLLDPGLPVGVLVAHELKLPTVFNVRWITSGEGHFVVAPSPTSYVPMSGYAVSDKMTFGQRVKNTFQYFLNTCIDRFIVCPHYDRLVDRYFGPDVKFYDLLQGADIWLMRVDFVFEFPRPTMPNIAYIGGFQSTPSKPLSSELEEFVQSSGEHGFILMSLGTLVNGLPEEITSEIAAAFAQLPQKVIWRHAMKPPKNVGNNTLLVKWMPQNDLLGHPKIKAFVAHGGTNGIYESMYHGVPIIGIPLLFDQFENVLRLEERGAAKAVDATQLTRQSFLEAIQEVLHNPSYGTNMKRLSALHRDKPMHPLETALYWVEFVMRHKGASHLRTESYRMPWYAFYSVDVVCFLIAVVLTLTAVVVGSIRFLCLRLCGRRKTKKE; translated from the coding sequence ATGGGGAGCGTCACGGGCGTTTCCTCTCTGCTTCTGGTGGCGACCGTGTCCATCCTGACGAGCTCCGGCGTGCAGGGCGGAAAGATTCTGGTGTTCCCGGTGGATGGAAGCCACTGGGTCAACATGAACCTGCTAATCCAGAGCCTCCACTCCAGGGGCCACGAGGTCACCGTGGTGCGCACGGCCACCAGCTGGTACGTCAAAGAACACGCTCCGCATTACCGCTCCCTCACCGTCGCCTTGCCGTCGGCCATCAGCATCGAGCAGGAGGACTTCTTCGTGACCTTCCTGGTCAAGATGCTGGCGATTCACAAAGAGGGGGCGACTCTCAGCGGCTTTGTGAAGTTCTACTGGGAGATGCTCGGCACGCTGTCGAACATTCACCGACAGGCCAGCCTGTTGGCCGTGGAAATGTTCGAGAACAAGACTCTGATGCAGAGTATTCGTGACACTCAGTTTGACGTGGTTCTCCTGGACCCGGGGCTGCCGGTCGGGGTTCTGGTGGCTCACGAACTTAAGCTGCcgactgtttttaatgtgagATGGATCACCAGTGGGGAGGGACATTTTGTGGTGGCTCCATCTCCAACATCCTATGTCCCAATGTCAGGATACGCCGTATCAGATAAGATGACCTTTGGGCAGCGGGTCAAGAATACATTCCAATATTTTCTCAACACGTGCATTGACAGGTTTATAGTATGCCCTCATTATGATAGACTGGTAGATCGGTACTTTGGTCCAGATGTGAAGTTCTATGACCTTCTACAAGGAGCAGACATCTGGCTCATGAGGGTGGACTTTGTCTTTGAATTCCCCAGACCCACCATGCCAAACATCGCCTACATTGGTGGTTTCCAGTCAACGCCTTCTAAGCCTCTATCTTCAGAGCTGGAGGAGTTTGTTCAAAGTTCAGGAGAGCACGGCTTCATCCTGATGTCTCTTGGCACACTGGTGAATGGCCTCCCTGAAGAAATCACCTCTGAAATCGCTGCTGCTTTTGCCCAACTTCCTCAAAAGGTCATATGGAGGCATGCCATGAAGCCCCCAAAAAATGTGGGCAACAACACCCTACTGGTGAAGTGGATGCCCCAGAACGACCTCTTGGGTCACCCAAAGATAAAAGCCTTTGTGGCTCACGGTGGTACCAACGGGATCTACGAATCCATGTACCACGGGGTGCCGATAATAGGCATACCCCTTCTGTTTGACCAGTTTGAGAACGTGTTGAGGTTGGAGGAGCGAGGCGCCGCCAAGGCGGTGGATGCGACCCAACTCACTCGTCAGAGCTTTCTGGAAGCGATACAAGAAGTTCTTCACAATCCCTCCTACGGAACTAACATGAAGCgtctctctgctctccatcGGGACAAACCCATGCATCCTCTGGAAACGGCCCTTTACTGGGTCGAGTTTGTCATGAGGCACAAAGGAGCTTCACACTTACGCACTGAGTCCTACAGGATGCCCTGGTACGCCTTTTATTCTGTGGATGTTGTGTGCTTTCTGATCGCGGTTGTGTTGACGCTGACGGCCGTTGTAGTGGGATCAATCCGATTCCTTTGCCTTCGACTGTGCGGGAGGAGAAAAACCAAAAAGGAGTAG
- the LOC117749186 gene encoding endonuclease domain-containing 1 protein-like, protein MSPPSTELVLVLVFTAGWCFMCAADVGDFSPCLQVFYRSWPPKGLAGTPICQRFYNRYRFATLYSRPRRSPWFSAYLYSTPAGKRPSASWKFEPQLAYPGARGDMIPFPPGPVDQNVVDSQAVELDYINSTYSRGHLNPSLHHRSREDRTATFTLANVVPQKAGSNAGPWRALEQRVNRTLAAYCLGEAHVVTGAIPYRGDGRWLGNRRVAVPEYLWSAYCCPDYSRSLPEELRGAFPTYAAIGRNNRDSGEEIVPVSPAVKEQFRGFDVRAMPLGTLEGHLGDRLGGRVRVFYEQCSGSD, encoded by the exons ATGTCTCCTCCGAGCACCgagctggtcctggtcctggtcttcaCCGCCGGCTGGTGCTTCATGTGTGCGGCCGACGTCGGGGACTTCTCTCCGTGCCTGCAGGTCTTCTACAGGTCTTGGCCCCCTAAAGGTCTGGCGGGGACCCCCATCTGCCAACGGTTTTACAACCGGTACCGCTTCGCCACGCTGTACAGTCGGCCGCGTCGCTCCCCGTGGTTCTCGGCGTATTTGTACTCCACCCCGGCGGGAAAGAGGCCCTCGGCGTCCTGGAAGTTTGAGCCTCAG TTAGCCTACCCGGGAGCCAGAGGAGACATGATCCCCTTCCCTCCGGGCCCCGTGGACCAGAACGTGGTGGACAGCCAGGCGGTGGAGCTGGACTACATCAACTCCACCTATTCCCGCGGCCACCTGAACCCCAGCCTCCACCACCGGAGCCGCGAGGACCGCACCGCCACCTTCACCCTCGCCAACGTGGTCCCTCAGAAGGCGGGCTCCAACGCCGGGCCCTGGAGGGCCCTGGAGCAGCGCGTCAACAGAACCTTGGCGGCCTACTGCCTCGGGGAGGCCCACGTGGTGACCGGCGCCATCCCTTACCGGGGCGACGGCCGCTGGCTGGGGAACCGGCGCGTGGCCGTGCCGGAGTACCTCTGGTCCGCCTACTGCTGCCCGGACTACAGCCGCAGCCTGCCGGAAGAACTCCGGGGCGCTTTCCCGACCTACGCCGCCATCGGACGCAACAACCGCGACAGCGGCGAGGAGATCGTCCCCGTGAGCCCGGCGGTGAAGGAGCAGTTCAGGGGGTTCGACGTGCGGGCGATGCCACTGGGAACGCTGGAGGGGCACCTGGGGGACCGGCTGGGGGGCAGGGTCAGGGTCTTCTATGAGCAGTGCTCTGGGTCGGACTGa